The following proteins are co-located in the Myxococcus fulvus genome:
- a CDS encoding response regulator gives MTGPLLVVDDDADLREALEEVLRDAGYSVTGAVNGKHALDILGDMSALPVLVLLDMMMPVLDGAGFARAMRQVPAWRDIPVLVFSASANARQVAEEIGACGHLRKPVDVDTLLDAVRRHQAA, from the coding sequence GTGACTGGGCCGTTGCTGGTGGTGGACGACGACGCGGACCTGCGCGAGGCACTGGAGGAGGTGCTGCGCGACGCGGGCTATTCGGTGACGGGGGCCGTCAATGGCAAGCACGCGCTCGACATCCTCGGGGACATGTCGGCGCTGCCCGTGCTCGTGCTGCTCGACATGATGATGCCCGTGCTGGATGGCGCCGGCTTCGCGCGGGCCATGCGCCAGGTGCCCGCGTGGCGTGACATCCCCGTGCTCGTCTTCTCCGCGTCCGCCAACGCCCGCCAGGTGGCCGAGGAGATTGGCGCGTGCGGACACCTGCGCAAGCCCGTGGACGTGGACACGCTGCTGGACGCCGTGCGCAGACACCAGGCGGCCTGA
- a CDS encoding GNAT family N-acetyltransferase, with protein MTDAELNDRLRANVILFKHLQRERGMLRHLGAPGLDAFSLPTYPAESHFQQAYFQTPQALAEGLPALEDFYRRQGIPAWRVAVLPGQDEGARLLGAHGYRPDNRIPAMGLALADIPDERPTFPLVETESQEEMVALNIRVWGKWDDILSVWNQPPRLPVRTLVAREEGRALACGFSLDVDDTAGVYMVVTLPEARGRGLASEVMKGLLSHARARGLTASVLQATEQGRSVYRKLGYRELGDWVNWARGA; from the coding sequence ATGACCGATGCCGAACTGAACGACCGCCTGCGCGCCAACGTCATCCTCTTCAAACACCTGCAACGGGAGCGGGGCATGCTGCGCCACCTCGGCGCCCCGGGCCTGGACGCCTTCAGCCTGCCGACCTACCCGGCCGAGTCCCACTTCCAGCAGGCCTACTTCCAGACGCCCCAGGCGCTCGCCGAGGGACTGCCCGCCCTGGAGGACTTCTACCGGCGCCAGGGCATCCCCGCCTGGCGCGTGGCGGTGCTGCCCGGCCAGGACGAAGGGGCCAGGCTGCTGGGCGCGCACGGCTATCGCCCCGACAACCGGATTCCCGCCATGGGGCTGGCGCTGGCGGACATCCCGGACGAGCGCCCCACCTTCCCCCTCGTGGAGACCGAATCGCAGGAGGAGATGGTGGCGCTCAACATCCGCGTCTGGGGCAAGTGGGACGACATCCTCTCCGTGTGGAACCAGCCGCCCCGGCTGCCCGTGCGCACGCTGGTCGCGCGCGAGGAGGGCCGCGCCCTGGCGTGCGGCTTCAGCCTGGACGTGGACGACACCGCGGGCGTGTACATGGTCGTCACGCTGCCGGAGGCGCGGGGCCGGGGGCTGGCCTCGGAGGTGATGAAGGGCCTGTTGTCACACGCCCGCGCCCGGGGCCTGACGGCCTCCGTGCTCCAGGCCACCGAGCAGGGCCGGAGCGTGTACCGCAAGCTCGGCTACCGCGAGCTGGGGGACTGGGTGAACTGGGCGCGCGGCGCTTGA
- a CDS encoding ferritin-like domain-containing protein: protein MTSNPRLARRRVLQCLGLATGAHALGACDAPLEYRPNQEVNPIERAREVGALNTLLAAEYTLVDAYAQATSRLVAARDDSTRPQTERELAVLALGLARAFQQHHAAHAALLARTMTDLGAVPVSEDLLSYEPPAGFKPSVGNVLKLSANEERRSIIAFTRVLASIQTPNTRFVLASIQGIHAQHFAVLTALVESRLEMAPALDAARVVPRPFVASTEELGGGEGLGAEPDLAVGDAG from the coding sequence ATGACTTCGAACCCGCGCCTCGCCCGCCGCCGCGTCCTCCAATGCCTGGGCCTCGCCACGGGCGCCCACGCGCTCGGGGCCTGCGACGCCCCCCTGGAGTACCGGCCGAACCAGGAGGTGAACCCCATCGAGCGCGCCCGGGAGGTGGGCGCCCTCAACACGCTGCTCGCCGCCGAGTACACGCTCGTCGACGCCTACGCCCAGGCCACCTCGCGCCTCGTCGCCGCGCGCGATGACTCGACGCGCCCCCAGACGGAGCGGGAGCTGGCCGTGCTCGCGCTCGGGCTGGCGCGGGCCTTCCAGCAGCACCACGCCGCGCACGCGGCGCTGCTCGCCCGGACGATGACGGACCTGGGCGCCGTCCCCGTGAGCGAGGACCTGCTCTCCTACGAGCCGCCCGCGGGCTTCAAGCCCTCCGTCGGCAACGTCCTGAAGCTCTCGGCCAACGAGGAGCGCCGCTCCATCATCGCCTTCACCCGCGTGCTCGCCTCCATCCAGACGCCGAACACGCGCTTCGTGCTCGCCTCCATCCAGGGCATCCACGCGCAGCACTTCGCGGTGCTCACGGCCCTCGTCGAGTCGCGCCTGGAGATGGCGCCCGCGCTCGACGCCGCGCGCGTGGTGCCCCGCCCCTTCGTCGCGTCCACCGAGGAGCTGGGCGGCGGCGAGGGACTGGGCGCGGAGCCCGACCTCGCCGTCGGAGACGCGGGCTGA
- a CDS encoding cation:proton antiporter yields the protein MHFNPLTLLITQLIVIIGVSRLIGRGARWLGQPLVIAEVVAGIVLGPSLLGWLAPDLMDALFPASSMPVLKMLSQVGLVLFMFLIGLELDPKMLKGRGHASVAISHTSIVVPFILGAVAGALWLYKSLSDPSVPFSSFVLFMGVAMSITAFPVLARILTERGLLQSRIGAIAITCAAVDDVTAWCLLAFVVSIVRAGSLAEAALTTAFAVGYIAFMLLAVRPFLARLGARVASREGLTQNVVAGTLLLLLASSLATELIGIHALFGAFLFGAVIPKEGGLAEALVEKLEDTAVVLLLPLFFAFSGLRTQIGLLNTPEAWMTCGVIILLACMGKFGGSAVAARLTGMRWREAGAVGILMNTRGLMELIVLNLGLDLGVISPTLFTMMVIMALVTTFMTTPLLRLIYPTEEMARDKLELAPSSPSGLTPYTMLMCVSHQQAGPGMATLAKALSGAEATQLHALHLVHPERVSLREAEPRAGASEESAEGEGALAPLLGRARSLGLSVRPLSFVSTEPAQDIRRTAEARRADLVLLGWHKPLFSQTVLGGTVHEVMKDAAGGTVAVLVDRGLSDVKRVLVPFIGSRHDRAALKLARRLMKQAGADVTVLHVTSHENTNARAQVEELFPSAEGSGVRLKVVRHESPEGAVLEEIRQGGYDLLVVGMGAQWGLEDRVFGLHRERIIRDAPGSLLVVHDSEPVTQAVAAAEPVPHQTAASRS from the coding sequence ATGCATTTCAACCCGCTCACCCTGCTCATCACGCAGCTCATCGTCATCATCGGCGTGTCGAGGTTGATTGGCCGCGGCGCGCGCTGGTTGGGGCAACCGCTGGTCATCGCGGAGGTGGTGGCCGGCATCGTGCTGGGGCCGTCGCTGTTGGGGTGGCTGGCGCCGGACCTGATGGACGCGCTGTTCCCGGCCAGCTCCATGCCCGTGCTCAAGATGTTGAGCCAGGTGGGCCTGGTGTTGTTCATGTTCCTCATCGGCCTGGAGCTGGACCCGAAGATGCTCAAGGGCCGGGGCCACGCGTCGGTGGCCATCAGCCACACGAGCATCGTGGTGCCCTTCATCCTGGGCGCGGTGGCGGGCGCGCTGTGGCTCTACAAGTCGCTGTCGGACCCGAGCGTGCCGTTCTCCTCGTTCGTGCTCTTCATGGGCGTGGCGATGAGCATCACGGCCTTCCCGGTGCTCGCGCGCATCCTCACGGAGCGGGGCCTGCTCCAGTCGCGCATCGGCGCCATCGCCATTACGTGCGCCGCGGTGGATGACGTCACGGCGTGGTGCCTCTTGGCCTTCGTGGTGTCCATCGTCCGCGCGGGAAGCCTGGCGGAGGCGGCGCTCACCACGGCGTTCGCGGTGGGCTACATCGCCTTCATGCTGCTGGCGGTGCGGCCGTTCCTCGCCCGGCTGGGCGCGCGGGTGGCCAGCCGCGAGGGCCTGACGCAGAACGTGGTGGCGGGCACGCTGCTGCTCCTGCTCGCGTCCTCGCTGGCCACGGAGCTCATCGGCATCCACGCGCTCTTCGGCGCGTTCCTCTTCGGCGCCGTCATCCCCAAGGAGGGAGGGCTGGCCGAGGCGCTGGTGGAGAAGCTGGAGGACACGGCGGTGGTGCTGCTGCTCCCCCTGTTCTTCGCCTTCAGCGGCCTGCGCACGCAGATTGGCCTGCTCAACACGCCCGAGGCCTGGATGACCTGCGGGGTCATCATCCTGCTGGCCTGTATGGGAAAGTTCGGCGGCAGCGCGGTGGCGGCGCGGCTGACGGGCATGCGCTGGCGCGAGGCGGGCGCCGTCGGCATCCTGATGAACACGCGCGGGTTGATGGAGCTCATCGTCCTCAACCTGGGCCTGGACCTGGGCGTCATCTCGCCCACGCTCTTCACCATGATGGTCATCATGGCGCTGGTGACCACGTTCATGACCACGCCGCTCTTGCGCCTCATCTACCCGACGGAGGAGATGGCGCGGGACAAGCTGGAGCTGGCGCCCTCCTCGCCCTCGGGCCTGACGCCCTACACGATGCTGATGTGCGTCTCCCATCAGCAGGCCGGCCCGGGCATGGCCACGCTGGCCAAGGCGCTCTCCGGCGCGGAGGCCACGCAGCTGCACGCCCTGCACCTGGTGCATCCGGAGCGCGTGTCCCTGCGCGAGGCCGAGCCGCGCGCCGGGGCGTCCGAGGAGTCCGCCGAGGGCGAGGGCGCGCTGGCGCCGCTGCTCGGCCGGGCGCGGAGCCTGGGCCTGTCGGTGCGGCCGTTGTCGTTCGTGTCCACGGAGCCCGCGCAGGACATCCGCCGCACGGCCGAGGCCCGGCGCGCGGACCTGGTGCTGCTGGGCTGGCACAAGCCGCTGTTCAGCCAGACGGTGCTGGGCGGCACGGTGCACGAGGTGATGAAGGACGCGGCCGGCGGCACGGTGGCGGTGCTGGTGGACCGGGGCCTGTCCGACGTGAAGCGGGTGCTGGTGCCCTTCATCGGCAGCCGGCATGACCGGGCGGCGCTGAAGCTGGCGCGGCGGCTGATGAAGCAGGCGGGCGCGGACGTCACCGTGCTGCACGTGACGTCCCACGAGAACACCAACGCGCGCGCGCAGGTGGAGGAGCTGTTCCCCTCGGCGGAGGGCTCGGGCGTGCGGCTGAAGGTGGTGCGGCACGAGTCCCCCGAGGGCGCGGTGCTCGAGGAGATCCGCCAGGGCGGCTACGACCTGCTGGTGGTGGGCATGGGCGCGCAGTGGGGCCTGGAGGACCGTGTCTTCGGGCTGCACCGCGAGCGCATCATCCGGGACGCGCCGGGCTCGCTGCTCGTGGTGCACGACTCGGAGCCGGTGACCCAGGCCGTCGCCGCCGCGGAGCCGGTCCCCCATCAGACGGCGGCCTCGAGGAGCTGA
- a CDS encoding helix-turn-helix domain-containing protein: MHLGATLRLLRVDAGLSLRDLARRIGVSSAYLSRVENGVDAPPTVERLTAIARELDVPPGLLMDVANRVSPYVSEYLEDVPGSGTLFLELARRRLSGAQLARVRDFLDAEFPVRRGLSDAPVPALAPLLAPERMVLQLSCEGWEDVLDVVAGRLAVELPGVDAPRLAESFRRRDITSSCAVGGEVAVPHVFVPGASPVAALVTLAKGLAVDTPDGRPLRLVVAAVDGELGRVRLVRMAHVARLAARGLSARLSEARQPSQVFSILEELEALR; encoded by the coding sequence ATGCACCTGGGTGCGACGCTGCGACTGTTGCGGGTGGACGCGGGCCTGTCCCTCCGGGATTTGGCCCGACGCATCGGGGTGTCGAGCGCGTACCTGAGCCGGGTGGAGAACGGCGTGGACGCGCCGCCCACGGTGGAGCGGCTCACGGCGATTGCCCGGGAGCTGGACGTGCCCCCCGGGTTGTTGATGGACGTGGCGAACCGGGTCAGCCCCTACGTGTCCGAGTACCTGGAGGACGTACCGGGCTCCGGGACGCTCTTCCTGGAGCTGGCGCGGCGCCGGCTGTCGGGGGCGCAGCTGGCCCGGGTGCGCGACTTCCTGGACGCGGAGTTCCCGGTGCGCCGGGGGCTCTCGGACGCGCCCGTTCCGGCGCTGGCGCCGCTCCTGGCGCCCGAGCGGATGGTGCTCCAGCTCTCCTGTGAGGGCTGGGAGGACGTGCTGGACGTGGTGGCGGGGCGGCTGGCGGTGGAGCTGCCCGGCGTGGACGCGCCGCGCCTGGCGGAGAGCTTTCGCCGACGCGACATCACGTCCTCGTGCGCGGTGGGCGGCGAGGTGGCCGTGCCCCACGTCTTCGTGCCGGGCGCATCCCCCGTGGCGGCCCTGGTGACGCTGGCCAAGGGGCTGGCGGTGGACACGCCCGACGGCCGTCCGCTGCGGCTGGTGGTGGCGGCGGTGGATGGGGAGCTGGGACGCGTGCGGCTGGTGCGCATGGCGCATGTGGCCCGGCTCGCCGCGCGGGGGCTGTCCGCGCGGCTGAGCGAGGCGCGCCAGCCCTCGCAGGTGTTCTCCATCCTGGAGGAGCTGGAGGCGCTGCGCTGA